A portion of the Deinococcus peraridilitoris DSM 19664 genome contains these proteins:
- a CDS encoding dynamin family protein yields the protein MLVSSRVQALLTRERLLLSELLAFLETQGAPPEALTHVRQTITNLDESFLLVVVGEFNAGKSSFLNALLGSAVLPEGVTPTTDRIYVLTHGERGEPETTSDPFVVRLRVPLEALEGVALVDTPGTNAIIRQHQTLTEGFLPRADLVLFLTSADRPFTESERQFLDLARRWGRSVIMVVNKADLLETPETREQVRHFVEAGARGVLGLAPPVFLVSARGEQRGGDEGFRAFRAALSARLSETERTRLKLESPLAAAREILGGEERRAHAARETLRQDLETLRDLERQRERHRETMLGELDGQLNRVTRILSEFEARADKFIDDHLRISRFRELMNTRKLEERFREEAVRDLPEAIERQFATMIDRFVEANLHFWEDVQSFLIRRAPQQEVARTRFSYDRAALLEGIAGSAQRHLEDVTQQQLARELSQGAEDAMRGVLGAGGLGIGIGAVTMAVASTAFVDFTGVLAGLAIGGIGLFVLPAKRLQALRQLRTRVAQMREALEEIVRREYAREQERADARLADAMRPYTRFTELETARLAGAEERSVGLRAQIEALSGEVKALSA from the coding sequence ATGCTCGTTTCCTCGCGGGTACAGGCCCTGCTGACGCGTGAGCGCCTGCTTCTTTCGGAACTGCTGGCCTTTCTTGAGACTCAGGGTGCGCCGCCCGAGGCACTCACGCACGTCCGCCAGACCATCACCAACCTCGATGAGAGTTTTCTGCTGGTGGTGGTCGGCGAATTCAACGCCGGCAAGTCCAGCTTTCTGAACGCCCTGCTGGGCAGCGCCGTGCTGCCCGAAGGGGTCACGCCCACCACCGACCGCATCTACGTGCTGACCCACGGTGAGCGCGGCGAGCCGGAAACGACGTCTGACCCCTTTGTGGTGCGCCTGCGCGTGCCGCTCGAGGCGCTGGAAGGCGTGGCCCTAGTGGATACGCCGGGCACCAACGCCATCATCCGCCAGCATCAGACCCTGACCGAGGGTTTTTTGCCGCGTGCCGACCTGGTGTTGTTTCTGACCTCGGCCGACCGGCCCTTCACGGAGTCCGAACGCCAGTTCCTGGACCTGGCGCGCCGTTGGGGACGCAGCGTCATCATGGTGGTGAACAAGGCCGACCTGCTCGAAACTCCTGAAACGCGCGAGCAGGTACGCCATTTTGTCGAGGCGGGCGCTCGTGGCGTGCTGGGCCTGGCGCCTCCGGTGTTTCTGGTGAGCGCGCGTGGTGAGCAGCGTGGCGGGGACGAGGGCTTCCGCGCTTTTCGTGCCGCCCTCAGCGCCCGCCTCAGCGAAACCGAGCGTACCCGCCTGAAGTTGGAAAGCCCACTGGCCGCGGCCCGCGAAATTCTGGGCGGTGAGGAGCGGCGTGCCCACGCGGCCCGCGAGACCCTGCGTCAGGACCTCGAAACGCTGCGTGACCTCGAACGCCAGCGTGAACGGCACCGTGAAACCATGCTGGGTGAGCTCGACGGACAGCTCAACCGTGTCACGCGTATTCTGAGCGAATTCGAGGCGCGCGCTGACAAGTTCATCGACGACCATCTGCGTATCTCGCGCTTTCGCGAGCTCATGAACACCCGCAAACTCGAAGAGCGTTTTCGTGAGGAGGCGGTGCGTGATCTGCCTGAAGCCATCGAGCGGCAGTTCGCCACCATGATCGACCGCTTTGTGGAAGCCAACCTGCACTTCTGGGAAGACGTGCAGTCCTTCCTGATTCGCCGCGCGCCCCAGCAGGAGGTGGCGCGCACGCGCTTCAGCTACGACCGTGCCGCCCTGCTCGAAGGCATCGCGGGCAGTGCCCAGCGCCACCTGGAAGACGTGACGCAGCAGCAGCTCGCGCGGGAACTCTCGCAGGGTGCCGAGGACGCCATGCGCGGCGTCCTCGGTGCGGGCGGCCTGGGTATCGGCATCGGGGCGGTCACCATGGCAGTGGCCAGCACGGCGTTCGTGGACTTCACAGGGGTGCTGGCCGGACTGGCCATCGGGGGCATCGGTCTGTTCGTGCTGCCCGCCAAACGGTTGCAGGCGCTGCGGCAACTGCGGACGCGCGTCGCGCAGATGCGCGAGGCACTCGAAGAAATCGTGCGCCGTGAATACGCCCGCGAGCAGGAGCGCGCCGACGCACGTCTCGCAGACGCCATGCGACCGTACACCCGTTTCACCGAGCTGGAAACGGCCCGGCTCGCCGGGGCCGAGGAGCGTTCCGTGGGTCTGCGCGCGCAGATCGAAGCGCTGAGCGGCGAAGTCAAGGCCCTGAGTGCGTGA
- the alaS gene encoding alanine--tRNA ligase, with protein MTRPTPSTAEIREKFLQFFESKGHLRLPSHSTLSPDPSTLFTVAGMQPFKPQFLGAAARFPGYEGEHKRVTTAQKSLRVTDIENVGRTRRHLSLFEMLGNFSFGDYFKREAITWAWELLTAPQYFALDKTKLHVTIYKDDQEAFELWTQEVGLPEERILRFDADENFWPADAPLKGPNGPCGPCSEIYYDRGPDFGSDSWEDYAQTRESARFLEIWNLVFPQYDRQEPRPDGTPVLADLPFKNIDTGMGLERIASILQDVPDFYGTDTFRPIIERVAELSGQAYQGETSVSHRVIAEHLRSVSMCLADGVTLSNTGRGYVVRKVLRRASRHAYLLGFREPVLHSLVALVVAAMGEAYPELKQNEAQVQGAIKAEEARFLATLESGTQRLDAMLGKLEKGQTLNGAEAFMMSDTYGFPLDLTREIAEEYGVSVDEAGFDKALEEQQERARAASRYGKSELFGEVQDVLENVVREHGATEFVGYEELVTEGEVLAVVQGGESLSKLPGGSEAQVVLSRTPFYAEGGGEVGDQGWLEWQGEGNSAGRAFVRDTRKTPQGLHLHDVIVEEGELHVGARVRGVVAPDRQATERHHTATHLLHAALRAVLGSGVRQAGSLVAPDRLRFDFSHGAALTAEELREVERLVNRWIQADFPVTYASMAIDQARAAGAMALFGEKYGDVVRVVSVEGGVPFADTLVTSKELCGGAHVTRTGEIGSFVLVSDENVAAGVRRIEALAGEAASDYVREQLRTLSSLAAGLNTSPQQLPERLNGLQGQLKELQSQVTTLKRQLAQAQMEGGSAQEVRELGGFKVSSLRLSGVEGNELRVAADSLLDQSKADLVVVASDKGLVVKATKSAVERGAHAGQLIGKLAQAGGGKGGGRPDMAQAGIQDAQAALRALDSAF; from the coding sequence ATGACGCGCCCGACTCCCTCCACCGCGGAAATCCGCGAGAAGTTCCTGCAGTTCTTCGAAAGCAAGGGCCACTTGCGCCTGCCTTCGCACAGCACCCTGTCGCCCGACCCCTCCACCCTGTTCACGGTGGCGGGCATGCAGCCCTTCAAACCGCAGTTCCTGGGCGCCGCCGCCCGCTTTCCCGGTTATGAAGGCGAGCACAAGCGCGTCACCACCGCGCAGAAAAGCCTGCGTGTCACGGACATCGAGAACGTGGGACGCACCCGGCGTCACCTGAGCCTGTTCGAAATGCTCGGGAACTTCTCGTTCGGAGATTACTTCAAGCGCGAAGCGATCACCTGGGCGTGGGAGCTGCTCACCGCGCCCCAGTACTTTGCCCTCGACAAAACCAAGCTGCACGTCACCATCTACAAGGACGACCAGGAAGCCTTCGAACTGTGGACGCAGGAAGTCGGGCTGCCCGAGGAGCGCATCCTGCGCTTTGACGCCGACGAGAACTTCTGGCCTGCTGACGCGCCCCTCAAGGGACCCAACGGTCCCTGCGGTCCCTGCTCCGAGATTTACTACGACCGCGGACCGGACTTCGGCAGCGATTCCTGGGAAGACTACGCCCAGACGCGCGAGTCGGCGCGCTTTCTGGAAATCTGGAACCTGGTGTTTCCCCAGTACGACCGCCAGGAGCCGCGCCCCGACGGCACTCCGGTGCTGGCCGACCTGCCCTTCAAGAACATCGACACCGGCATGGGCCTGGAGCGTATCGCCAGCATTTTGCAGGACGTGCCGGACTTTTACGGCACCGACACCTTCCGCCCGATCATCGAGCGGGTCGCGGAGCTCTCGGGCCAGGCATACCAGGGCGAGACGAGCGTGTCACACCGCGTGATTGCCGAACACCTGCGCTCGGTCAGCATGTGTCTGGCCGATGGCGTGACCCTCAGCAATACAGGCCGCGGTTACGTGGTGCGCAAGGTGCTGCGCCGCGCCAGCCGTCACGCCTACCTGTTGGGGTTTCGTGAACCGGTCCTGCACTCGCTGGTTGCGCTTGTCGTCGCGGCGATGGGAGAAGCGTATCCCGAACTCAAGCAGAACGAGGCGCAGGTTCAGGGTGCCATCAAAGCCGAGGAAGCGCGCTTCCTGGCAACGCTCGAAAGCGGCACGCAACGCCTCGACGCGATGCTCGGCAAGCTGGAAAAAGGCCAGACCCTGAACGGCGCCGAGGCCTTCATGATGTCCGATACTTACGGCTTTCCCCTCGACCTCACCAGGGAAATCGCCGAGGAATACGGCGTCAGCGTGGACGAAGCCGGTTTCGACAAGGCCCTCGAAGAGCAGCAGGAACGCGCCCGCGCCGCCAGCAGGTACGGCAAGAGCGAATTGTTCGGTGAGGTGCAGGATGTGCTGGAAAACGTGGTGCGTGAACACGGCGCGACCGAGTTCGTAGGCTACGAGGAGCTGGTCACCGAAGGAGAGGTGCTGGCCGTCGTGCAGGGAGGCGAGAGCCTTTCGAAACTTCCGGGCGGCAGCGAGGCGCAGGTCGTGCTCTCGCGCACCCCCTTTTACGCCGAGGGTGGTGGCGAGGTCGGGGATCAGGGCTGGCTGGAGTGGCAAGGAGAAGGTAATTCGGCAGGACGCGCCTTTGTGCGCGACACCCGCAAGACCCCACAAGGACTCCATCTGCACGACGTGATCGTGGAAGAAGGCGAGCTGCACGTGGGCGCACGGGTGCGCGGAGTGGTCGCTCCGGACCGGCAGGCTACCGAGCGCCACCACACCGCCACGCACCTGCTGCACGCTGCGCTGCGCGCGGTGCTGGGCTCGGGTGTACGTCAGGCCGGGTCACTTGTCGCGCCCGACCGTCTGCGCTTCGACTTCTCCCACGGTGCGGCCCTCACGGCTGAGGAGCTGCGTGAGGTAGAACGCCTGGTGAACCGCTGGATTCAGGCCGATTTTCCGGTCACCTACGCTTCCATGGCCATCGATCAGGCACGCGCGGCGGGCGCCATGGCACTCTTTGGCGAAAAGTACGGCGACGTCGTGCGGGTGGTGAGCGTCGAGGGTGGGGTGCCCTTTGCGGACACCCTGGTGACCAGCAAGGAACTGTGCGGCGGAGCGCACGTGACACGCACGGGCGAAATCGGCAGCTTCGTGCTGGTCAGCGACGAGAACGTCGCGGCAGGGGTGCGGCGCATCGAGGCCCTGGCAGGCGAAGCGGCGAGTGACTACGTGCGCGAGCAGCTCAGGACGCTCAGTTCGCTGGCGGCCGGACTGAATACCAGCCCGCAGCAGCTTCCCGAGCGCCTCAACGGTCTGCAGGGGCAGCTCAAAGAGTTGCAAAGCCAGGTCACCACGCTCAAGCGGCAGCTCGCTCAGGCGCAGATGGAGGGGGGCAGCGCCCAGGAGGTGCGCGAACTGGGTGGCTTCAAGGTCAGCAGTTTGCGTCTGAGCGGCGTGGAAGGCAACGAACTGCGCGTGGCAGCGGACAGCCTGCTCGACCAGAGCAAGGCCGACCTCGTGGTGGTGGCCTCGGACAAGGGCCTCGTCGTGAAGGCCACCAAAAGTGCCGTGGAGCGTGGCGCACACGCCGGCCAGCTGATCGGCAAGCTGGCGCAGGCAGGAGGAGGCAAGGGAGGCGGACGCCCGGACATGGCCCAGGCCGGCATTCAGGATGCGCAGGCCGCGCTGCGGGCACTGGACAGCGCGTTTTAG
- a CDS encoding DUF6691 family protein, whose product MMQNAPSISQHRSSSSFALGLLAYLLVGVAFGFILVKSEAASWYRIQEMFRFQSFHMYGLIGSAVVTGIVSTFLLRRLRRTSLDGQEIKITPKERSYPRYVLGGVTFGVGWGLAGVCPGPVLALLGSGVFSMLVVLVFALIGTWLYGVLQARLPH is encoded by the coding sequence ATGATGCAGAACGCCCCTTCCATTTCCCAGCATCGCTCCTCGTCGTCTTTCGCCCTTGGTCTGCTCGCGTACCTGCTCGTCGGAGTCGCGTTCGGCTTCATCCTCGTGAAATCAGAAGCCGCCTCCTGGTACCGGATCCAGGAAATGTTCCGCTTCCAGTCGTTTCACATGTACGGCCTGATCGGCTCGGCCGTCGTGACCGGCATCGTCAGCACCTTTCTGCTGCGCCGCCTGCGCCGCACCTCCCTGGACGGTCAGGAAATCAAGATCACTCCGAAAGAGCGCAGCTACCCCCGCTACGTGCTGGGCGGCGTGACTTTCGGGGTTGGCTGGGGTCTCGCGGGCGTCTGCCCGGGGCCGGTCCTTGCACTGCTGGGGAGTGGTGTTTTCAGCATGCTGGTCGTACTGGTGTTCGCGCTGATCGGCACATGGCTTTACGGGGTGCTGCAAGCGCGCCTTCCGCACTGA
- a CDS encoding YeeE/YedE family protein, with product MEQIQILELLRNPWPWYVAGPLIGLTVPLLFLIGNKGLGISANLRHACAILLPDQAKPGFFRYNWHAEKWNLVFAFGLLLGGFLAGVVFADPEPTELSNAALRTFQSLGVDVQPGLVPPMLERVTDLRTFTLLAISGLLVGFGTRYGGGCTSGHAITGLSTLQFPSLVATVSFFIGGIISANLLLPLFLK from the coding sequence ATGGAACAGATACAGATCCTCGAACTTCTCCGCAACCCCTGGCCGTGGTACGTGGCCGGGCCCCTCATCGGCCTGACCGTTCCGCTGCTGTTCCTGATCGGCAACAAAGGCTTGGGAATCAGCGCCAACCTCCGTCACGCCTGCGCGATCCTGCTGCCCGACCAAGCCAAGCCCGGTTTCTTCCGCTACAACTGGCACGCGGAAAAGTGGAATCTCGTGTTTGCCTTCGGACTGCTCCTCGGTGGCTTTCTCGCCGGCGTCGTATTCGCCGACCCTGAGCCGACGGAACTCTCGAACGCCGCCCTTCGCACCTTTCAGAGTCTCGGGGTTGACGTGCAGCCCGGCTTGGTGCCCCCCATGCTCGAACGCGTGACCGACCTGAGAACCTTCACGCTGCTCGCCATCAGCGGCCTGCTGGTGGGTTTCGGAACCCGTTACGGCGGTGGCTGCACTTCCGGGCACGCGATCACTGGCCTGTCCACCTTGCAGTTCCCTTCCCTCGTCGCCACCGTCAGCTTTTTCATCGGTGGAATTATCAGCGCGAATTTGCTGCTGCCCCTCTTCCTGAAATGA
- a CDS encoding sulfite exporter TauE/SafE family protein, which yields MLAWFGAIAIGLSLGLLGSGGSILTVPVLVYLVGEDKKLAIAESLAIVGLIAASGAVPYALRKLVDWRSVLVFGIPGMVGTFMGAFIGGFIPSVVQLLVFAAVMLIASWMMFRPPRLEEGDHKPRKLWKIALDGVAVGVLTGLVGVGGGFLIIPALVLLGGLSMHLAVGTSLLIIAMKSTVGFLEYWRGLSEQGVSMNWDIIVLFGVIGILGSFLGAFVSRFFSQQLLRRSFASFLVVIGAYILYTNVPGAIGGSQQAHSSQAGHATNRP from the coding sequence ATGCTCGCGTGGTTCGGCGCGATCGCCATCGGTCTCAGCCTCGGCCTCCTCGGGTCAGGCGGCAGCATCCTCACCGTGCCCGTTCTGGTGTACCTCGTCGGTGAAGACAAGAAACTGGCGATTGCCGAGAGCCTCGCGATTGTCGGCTTGATTGCCGCGAGCGGCGCGGTTCCCTACGCCCTCAGGAAACTCGTGGACTGGCGCAGTGTCCTGGTGTTCGGAATTCCCGGGATGGTGGGCACGTTCATGGGTGCGTTCATCGGGGGCTTTATTCCCAGCGTCGTGCAGCTGCTGGTGTTCGCCGCGGTGATGCTGATCGCTTCGTGGATGATGTTCCGTCCCCCCAGGCTGGAAGAGGGGGACCACAAGCCGCGCAAGCTCTGGAAGATCGCCCTCGACGGCGTGGCCGTTGGCGTCCTCACCGGCCTCGTCGGGGTCGGCGGTGGCTTCCTGATCATTCCCGCACTGGTCTTGCTGGGTGGGCTGAGCATGCACCTCGCCGTCGGCACCAGCCTGCTGATCATCGCGATGAAGTCCACCGTGGGCTTCCTGGAGTACTGGCGCGGCCTCAGCGAGCAGGGAGTCAGCATGAACTGGGACATCATCGTGCTGTTCGGCGTGATCGGCATTCTCGGGAGTTTCCTTGGCGCTTTCGTCTCCAGGTTCTTCTCACAGCAGCTGCTGCGGCGATCTTTCGCGTCCTTTCTCGTCGTGATCGGCGCGTACATCCTGTACACCAACGTGCCCGGCGCCATCGGTGGGTCGCAGCAGGCGCACTCCAGCCAGGCGGGCCACGCTACCAACCGCCCCTGA
- a CDS encoding MBL fold metallo-hydrolase: MFFKRLYDPDLAQASYMIGCQQNGTAIVVDPVRDITRYLDLAKQEGLKVVAVTETHIHADYLSGSRELATHTGAKLYLSDEGGGDWSYAFEHESLRDGSEIRLGNITLKAVHTPGHTPEHLSFLVTDGARTSEPVIFLTGDFVFVGDLGRPDLLDEAAGGVGTRFTGAQQLFDSLKTKFLTLPDYVQVWPGHGSGSACGKALGAVESTTVGYEKNFAWWADLLEEHDLEGFTTALLEGQPDAPLYYGRMKRQNQAGPALLGKMRSLEPLGGEQLQHALERGARLIDTRPRNEYQDAAVPGSIHLPAGKTFGTWAGWLLNPEKEYVLFARNAEQAEQLRHGLWMTGIDNVSGFISSFEGLLLEPQSATPVGELGDLGDTFVLDVRAKSEYAAGHIEGATQLHAGRLTHDLDRIPRDRPVIVHCQGGARSAAAVSVLRAEGFQNILDLEGGYAAYAQLNQARL; this comes from the coding sequence ATGTTCTTCAAACGCCTCTACGACCCCGACCTGGCTCAAGCGTCCTACATGATCGGCTGCCAGCAGAACGGCACCGCCATAGTCGTCGACCCTGTCCGCGACATCACGCGCTACCTGGACCTCGCCAAACAGGAGGGCCTCAAGGTCGTTGCCGTTACGGAAACACACATCCACGCCGACTACCTCAGCGGCAGTCGCGAACTCGCGACTCACACCGGCGCCAAGCTGTACCTCAGCGACGAAGGGGGCGGTGACTGGTCCTACGCCTTTGAGCACGAAAGCCTGCGTGACGGCAGCGAGATTCGCCTGGGCAACATCACCCTCAAAGCCGTTCATACGCCCGGCCACACGCCCGAGCACCTCAGCTTTCTCGTCACCGACGGTGCCCGCACCAGCGAACCCGTGATCTTTCTCACCGGTGACTTTGTGTTCGTCGGCGACCTCGGCCGCCCCGACCTGCTCGACGAAGCCGCCGGCGGCGTGGGCACCCGTTTCACCGGCGCGCAGCAGCTCTTCGACAGCCTCAAGACGAAATTCCTGACCCTGCCCGACTACGTGCAAGTCTGGCCCGGGCACGGCAGCGGCAGCGCCTGCGGAAAAGCCCTCGGCGCCGTGGAAAGCACCACCGTCGGCTACGAAAAGAACTTCGCCTGGTGGGCTGACCTCCTCGAAGAACATGACCTCGAAGGCTTCACCACTGCCCTGCTGGAAGGCCAGCCCGACGCGCCCCTCTACTACGGCCGCATGAAGCGCCAGAACCAAGCCGGCCCCGCGCTCCTGGGGAAAATGCGGTCGCTGGAGCCTCTCGGTGGTGAGCAACTCCAGCACGCCCTCGAACGCGGCGCGCGCCTGATCGACACCCGCCCGCGCAACGAGTACCAGGACGCCGCGGTGCCCGGCAGCATCCACCTGCCCGCCGGAAAGACGTTCGGGACCTGGGCTGGCTGGCTGCTCAATCCCGAGAAAGAGTACGTGCTGTTTGCACGGAACGCCGAGCAGGCCGAGCAACTCCGCCACGGCCTCTGGATGACCGGCATCGACAACGTCAGCGGTTTCATCAGCAGCTTCGAAGGACTGCTCCTCGAACCGCAAAGCGCCACGCCCGTGGGCGAACTCGGCGACCTTGGCGATACCTTCGTCCTCGACGTGCGCGCCAAGAGCGAGTACGCCGCGGGCCACATCGAAGGCGCCACCCAACTCCACGCCGGCCGCCTCACCCATGACCTTGACCGCATTCCCCGTGACCGTCCCGTGATCGTGCACTGTCAGGGTGGCGCCCGCAGCGCTGCCGCCGTGAGCGTCCTGCGCGCCGAGGGATTTCAGAACATCCTCGACCTCGAAGGTGGGTACGCGGCGTACGCGCAGCTGAACCAGGCCCGCTTGTGA
- a CDS encoding metal-sensitive transcriptional regulator, with protein sequence MTAPVPITDREAEKTKIINRLRRLEGQIRGLQKMVEDDKNCVDIMTQLASAKSALDGTGDVILETYVEMCQARGDAPADLVKLLKLAR encoded by the coding sequence ATGACCGCACCTGTCCCCATCACTGACCGAGAAGCCGAGAAGACCAAGATCATCAACCGTCTGCGCCGCCTCGAAGGGCAGATCCGTGGCCTCCAGAAGATGGTCGAGGACGACAAGAACTGCGTGGACATCATGACCCAGCTCGCCAGCGCGAAAAGCGCCCTCGACGGTACCGGTGACGTCATCCTCGAAACCTACGTCGAAATGTGCCAGGCGCGTGGCGATGCTCCTGCCGACCTCGTCAAGCTCCTCAAGCTTGCCCGCTAG
- a CDS encoding HAD-IA family hydrolase → MKVLLLDVDGVLVHPSGLFSQDLARTYRVPVWSLNFFFRVVFPRCLVGKADLRRVLPPFLLWRFPNGVDDFLRAWFEYERHTDHDLVQHVAALRERGWQVYLATNQERYRVAYLLHDMKFEAFVDGEFSSATIGVRKPDAAYFERVTRTLGMNAHDVVFWDDRAENVEAARQAGWTAYHYRTVDALVKGMDGSDVTRRAVTPT, encoded by the coding sequence ATGAAGGTCCTGCTCCTCGATGTCGATGGTGTCCTCGTCCACCCATCCGGCCTGTTCTCCCAGGACCTCGCACGAACTTACCGCGTGCCGGTGTGGTCGTTGAACTTCTTCTTCCGGGTCGTCTTCCCGCGTTGCCTGGTCGGCAAGGCGGACCTGCGCCGCGTCCTGCCTCCCTTCCTGCTGTGGCGCTTTCCGAATGGCGTGGACGACTTCCTGCGCGCGTGGTTCGAGTACGAGCGTCACACCGACCACGACCTCGTACAGCATGTCGCGGCCCTGCGAGAGCGAGGCTGGCAGGTGTACCTTGCCACGAACCAAGAGCGGTACCGTGTGGCGTACCTGCTGCACGACATGAAGTTCGAGGCCTTCGTGGACGGAGAGTTCTCCAGTGCCACAATCGGTGTGCGCAAACCCGACGCGGCGTACTTCGAGCGAGTCACGAGAACGCTGGGCATGAACGCGCATGACGTGGTGTTCTGGGATGACCGCGCCGAGAATGTCGAAGCGGCCCGTCAGGCGGGATGGACCGCTTACCATTACCGAACCGTTGATGCGTTAGTAAAGGGGATGGACGGGTCTGATGTCACCAGACGGGCCGTCACGCCCACCTGA
- a CDS encoding NUDIX domain-containing protein, with amino-acid sequence MGFAGGSSELGETFEQTARRELLEETGAHADEVQFVKLLMGPEYHYRYPHGDEIYLVSALCVARVRSDAPFAPLEGDAGQGETLEVRFFPASDALELLSDRGLGRDVRKLLQG; translated from the coding sequence GTGGGGTTTGCCGGGGGTTCGAGCGAACTGGGTGAGACGTTCGAGCAGACCGCGCGGCGTGAACTGCTCGAAGAAACGGGTGCCCACGCGGATGAAGTGCAGTTCGTGAAGCTGCTAATGGGTCCTGAGTACCACTACCGCTACCCGCATGGCGACGAGATCTACCTGGTGTCGGCCTTGTGCGTCGCGCGCGTGCGTTCGGATGCGCCTTTCGCGCCGCTGGAGGGTGATGCGGGTCAGGGGGAGACGCTGGAGGTGCGCTTCTTCCCAGCGAGTGATGCACTGGAGCTGCTGTCTGATCGGGGGTTGGGGCGGGACGTGCGGAAGCTGCTGCAAGGGTGA
- a CDS encoding NUDIX domain-containing protein, whose product MTELHDAPTPVSHLRDLRCLVGSRPLFSVGACVCLLDQAGRLLLQRRTDNGRWGLIGGSSELGETAVETAVRETHEEVGLLLSQEAFELLHVLSGPALYHRYPNGDEVYNVGSVFLAHLPTPETVLHPDHESVELRFFALHDLPEDLSGPVELEALRVLRAHFGLPPSPAPQVARAVPPVGRGYLLELRQLVGTRPLFSVGAAVVARDELGRVLLHRRSDTGRWGLPGVRANWVRRSSRPRGVNCSKKRVPTRMKCSS is encoded by the coding sequence ATGACCGAACTCCACGACGCTCCAACGCCCGTCAGTCACCTGCGTGACCTGCGCTGCCTGGTGGGGTCACGGCCACTGTTCAGCGTGGGAGCCTGCGTGTGCCTGCTCGATCAGGCTGGACGATTGCTGCTGCAACGCCGCACTGACAACGGCCGCTGGGGCTTGATCGGCGGCAGCAGCGAGCTCGGTGAGACCGCCGTGGAGACGGCCGTGCGCGAAACCCACGAGGAAGTCGGCCTGTTGCTCTCGCAGGAAGCGTTTGAACTCCTGCACGTCCTGAGCGGCCCGGCCTTGTACCACCGTTACCCCAACGGGGATGAGGTGTACAACGTCGGCTCGGTGTTCCTGGCACATCTGCCCACCCCGGAGACCGTGCTTCATCCCGACCACGAAAGCGTGGAACTGCGCTTCTTCGCGCTGCACGACCTGCCGGAGGACCTGAGTGGCCCGGTGGAACTCGAAGCGCTCCGGGTGTTGCGCGCACACTTCGGTCTGCCTCCCTCGCCTGCACCGCAGGTTGCGCGGGCCGTTCCACCCGTAGGCCGCGGGTACCTGCTGGAACTGCGCCAGCTGGTGGGAACCCGGCCGCTCTTCTCGGTGGGCGCGGCCGTCGTCGCACGCGATGAACTCGGCCGGGTGCTGCTGCATCGCCGCAGCGACACCGGACGGTGGGGTTTGCCGGGGGTTCGAGCGAACTGGGTGAGACGTTCGAGCAGACCGCGCGGCGTGAACTGCTCGAAGAAACGGGTGCCCACGCGGATGAAGTGCAGTTCGTGA
- a CDS encoding NUDIX hydrolase, whose protein sequence is MGPAGRAVDVGETPIVAAEREAREEVGLDVQVEALVGMYLLRGGGWPDVLVHVFLVRSEQGTPSVVNSNEVERVEWRTLTELPSPLLPDARVALEDWSCSKRGVVRTVTRQVDFPAWEAG, encoded by the coding sequence ATGGGGCCTGCCGGGAGGGCCGTCGACGTCGGGGAGACACCCATTGTGGCGGCCGAACGGGAGGCACGCGAGGAGGTCGGTCTTGACGTCCAGGTGGAGGCGCTCGTCGGGATGTACCTCCTGAGGGGCGGTGGATGGCCGGACGTGCTCGTCCATGTGTTCCTCGTTCGCAGCGAACAGGGGACGCCGAGCGTGGTGAACTCCAACGAGGTTGAACGCGTCGAGTGGCGAACCCTGACGGAGCTCCCGTCGCCACTTCTGCCCGACGCTCGGGTGGCGCTGGAGGACTGGTCGTGTAGTAAGCGCGGCGTGGTGCGGACGGTGACGCGTCAGGTGGACTTTCCCGCCTGGGAAGCAGGCTGA